In Salisediminibacterium beveridgei, one DNA window encodes the following:
- a CDS encoding ammonia-forming cytochrome c nitrite reductase subunit c552, whose protein sequence is MKQLRSSHYLLILMMIFSIGLAACSGEEESQAGTTDTTSIPPDEIVNTAFKEEFPLHYESYLKNMEPSDAPSSKFVEEIEPNLPMLFHNYGFMLEYNETRGHTYAVEDVINIARINDNSIGSCMTCKSTAVPALLDEMGDDYWGASFKEEIVPRTIELGEGGESEDLGEFGHMSIGCSDCHDPATMELRITRPSFTNAMERMGVDVTEASKNDMRSYVCAQCHVEYYFEPENQKVTLPWDNGLKPEDMFEYKENQAKEQGFDYDWEHTISGAPMLKAQHPEFELWSYGPHGEAGVSCSDCHMPYERSDGAKKITSHHWTSPMDNMDNTCLNCHSDKTEKQMRDRVDAIQDRHIEAMHETQWHSVRAHYFVNRMITAGADEEKIEEAQYYVRKGQWFWDIIAAENSDGFHNPQGGADSMRTSSDASNKAIEIAVSELSKLGEDLDELERQIEETMEDVYNEEDPHEKHQHAVNDYFPDVLELRD, encoded by the coding sequence ATGAAACAATTACGATCCAGTCACTATCTCCTGATTCTGATGATGATCTTCTCCATCGGTCTTGCGGCTTGCAGTGGAGAAGAGGAGAGTCAGGCAGGTACGACGGATACGACCAGTATCCCTCCGGACGAAATCGTTAATACCGCATTTAAAGAGGAATTTCCGTTACATTACGAAAGCTATTTAAAAAATATGGAACCATCCGATGCCCCTTCATCGAAGTTTGTGGAAGAGATCGAGCCGAATTTGCCAATGCTCTTTCACAACTATGGTTTTATGCTCGAGTATAACGAAACACGCGGTCATACCTACGCCGTGGAAGACGTGATCAACATCGCACGGATCAATGACAATTCCATCGGCTCGTGTATGACGTGTAAGTCCACCGCGGTTCCGGCCCTGCTTGATGAGATGGGCGATGACTACTGGGGTGCGAGTTTCAAAGAAGAAATCGTTCCAAGAACCATTGAACTGGGTGAAGGCGGAGAATCCGAAGACCTGGGCGAATTCGGTCACATGTCCATCGGCTGTTCCGACTGCCATGACCCGGCAACCATGGAACTGCGCATCACGAGACCGTCCTTTACAAATGCCATGGAACGCATGGGTGTGGATGTGACGGAAGCGTCGAAGAACGACATGCGAAGCTATGTGTGTGCGCAATGTCATGTGGAGTATTACTTTGAACCGGAAAATCAGAAGGTGACACTCCCTTGGGATAACGGTCTGAAGCCTGAAGACATGTTCGAATACAAAGAAAACCAGGCGAAAGAGCAAGGATTTGATTATGACTGGGAGCATACGATTTCAGGCGCTCCGATGCTGAAAGCGCAGCACCCGGAATTTGAACTGTGGAGCTACGGGCCGCACGGTGAGGCAGGGGTTTCCTGCTCAGATTGTCATATGCCGTATGAGCGTTCAGACGGCGCGAAGAAAATCACATCCCATCATTGGACGTCGCCGATGGACAACATGGATAACACATGCTTGAACTGCCATTCTGATAAGACGGAAAAGCAGATGAGAGACCGCGTGGATGCCATTCAGGACCGTCACATCGAAGCGATGCACGAAACACAGTGGCACTCGGTACGTGCGCATTATTTTGTGAACCGCATGATCACGGCCGGTGCTGACGAAGAAAAGATTGAAGAAGCGCAATACTATGTCAGAAAAGGTCAATGGTTCTGGGACATTATCGCAGCGGAAAACTCTGACGGGTTCCACAATCCTCAGGGCGGTGCGGATTCCATGAGAACCTCATCGGACGCGTCGAACAAGGCCATTGAGATCGCCGTATCCGAACTGTCAAAACTGGGCGAAGATCTTGACGAACTGGAACGACAGATTGAAGAAACGATGGAAGACGTCTATAACGAAGAAGATCCTCACGAGAAACATCAACATGCCGTCAATGACTACTTCCCGGACGTGCTTGAATTGAGAGATTGA
- a CDS encoding cytochrome c maturation protein CcmE, which translates to MSKNTKIILSASSIIIAIIAMLLVATPASSGSEMKIANINETADTLKGRHLTTEGLLIQDSVSWDADAIELTFDIVYEGHELSVFYNGVRPDNFTDDVYIIVRGYLNEQGVLEAEAVQTRCPSTYEGEDADDHDPDAIWDEEDSND; encoded by the coding sequence ATGAGTAAAAATACAAAAATCATTCTCAGTGCGTCATCGATCATTATTGCGATCATCGCCATGCTCCTGGTCGCTACGCCGGCATCGAGCGGATCGGAAATGAAGATTGCGAATATCAACGAAACAGCCGACACGTTAAAGGGACGTCACCTGACGACAGAAGGGCTGTTGATTCAGGACAGCGTCAGCTGGGATGCGGATGCTATTGAACTGACGTTTGATATCGTGTACGAAGGTCATGAACTGTCGGTGTTCTATAACGGTGTCCGACCCGATAATTTCACGGATGACGTTTATATCATTGTGCGGGGCTATTTAAATGAACAAGGCGTCCTCGAAGCGGAAGCGGTGCAGACCCGTTGTCCAAGCACGTATGAAGGTGAAGATGCGGATGATCATGATCCGGATGCCATCTGGGATGAAGAGGATTCCAACGACTAA
- a CDS encoding heme lyase CcmF/NrfE family subunit, whose product MELIGQFSIYLGFFLSVWALISFLIGIRKQDQRLIDSGKGAVLSIFILASVSTTLLLFLLGTSDFRFEYVASYTSTDLPMVYKLVALWAGNAGSLLLWTFFLAMYGAMVAFSKKMKKNPMTPYIVSIMLLNTIFFYFILSFVSNPFDTFPAGEVPAEGRGLNPMLQDPGMILHPITLYLGYVGLVVPFAFAIASLIMKSMDAFWVQMARRWTIIAWAFLTMGNVIGGWWAYTELGWGGYWAWDPVENASFMPWLTVTAYLHSVMIQERKNMLKVWNLSLIIISYLLTLFGTFLVRSGILTSVHSFAQGNIGQYFLMFFSFMVLLSLYILMSRYHLLRKDSGQFDSYLSKESSFLLNNIILLGGTFAVFWGTIFPIVSEAIAGTRVTVGVPFFNTVMSPILLALIFLMAICPLIAWQRASVKNIRDNFLIPALISLAVLGVIAAMGVRDAYPLISFTVIAFALLTHIVEFIRGTKARQKVTKENVAVAFGCLMYRSRRRYGGYVVHLGVILIAFGIVGSNFDAEQLVTLQEGDTLEIENYVLTYESLDQRRDGLNDIVYATIAVEKNGEDVGYVTPERVFYANWEEPSTNVAVRSTLVEDLYVVLSGWEEDNRATFQINVNPLVSWIWIGSAVLVLGSLFAILGGRYGQSVPRYAGPQRKVH is encoded by the coding sequence ATGGAACTGATCGGTCAATTTTCGATTTATCTGGGCTTTTTCCTCTCTGTCTGGGCATTGATTTCGTTTCTGATCGGTATCAGAAAACAGGATCAACGCTTGATCGACAGTGGGAAAGGCGCGGTACTCAGCATATTTATTTTAGCATCTGTATCGACGACGTTACTGTTGTTCCTCCTGGGGACCAGTGACTTCAGATTTGAATATGTTGCAAGTTATACAAGCACGGATCTCCCGATGGTTTATAAACTTGTGGCGCTTTGGGCAGGAAACGCGGGTTCACTGTTACTGTGGACGTTTTTCCTGGCAATGTACGGGGCCATGGTGGCGTTTTCAAAGAAAATGAAGAAAAATCCGATGACGCCTTACATTGTGAGCATCATGTTGTTAAATACGATCTTTTTCTATTTCATTTTAAGTTTCGTATCGAATCCGTTTGATACGTTCCCCGCGGGCGAGGTTCCTGCAGAAGGCAGAGGCTTGAACCCGATGCTGCAGGATCCGGGTATGATATTGCATCCGATCACGCTGTATCTCGGTTACGTCGGACTCGTCGTCCCGTTTGCCTTTGCCATCGCGTCACTGATCATGAAGAGCATGGATGCTTTCTGGGTACAGATGGCGAGAAGATGGACGATCATCGCCTGGGCCTTTCTCACGATGGGCAATGTCATCGGCGGCTGGTGGGCTTACACAGAACTTGGCTGGGGCGGTTACTGGGCCTGGGATCCGGTTGAAAATGCCTCCTTCATGCCGTGGCTGACCGTCACCGCCTATTTGCATTCGGTGATGATCCAGGAACGCAAGAACATGTTGAAAGTGTGGAATTTGAGCTTGATCATTATCTCCTATTTACTCACTTTATTCGGAACATTTCTGGTGCGAAGCGGCATCTTAACCTCCGTTCACTCTTTTGCACAAGGGAATATCGGTCAGTATTTCCTGATGTTCTTCTCGTTTATGGTCCTGCTCTCTTTGTACATTCTCATGAGCCGTTATCATTTACTCCGTAAAGACAGCGGTCAGTTTGATTCATACTTATCAAAAGAAAGTTCCTTTTTGCTGAACAACATCATCCTGCTCGGGGGCACATTCGCCGTGTTCTGGGGGACGATCTTCCCGATTGTCAGTGAGGCGATTGCAGGAACCCGGGTCACCGTAGGCGTGCCGTTCTTTAATACAGTCATGTCGCCGATCCTGCTGGCATTGATCTTTCTCATGGCCATATGTCCGCTCATTGCCTGGCAGAGAGCCAGCGTTAAAAACATCCGGGACAATTTCCTGATTCCCGCACTGATCAGTCTGGCTGTGCTGGGTGTGATTGCAGCCATGGGGGTCCGTGATGCGTATCCGCTGATCTCCTTCACCGTCATTGCTTTTGCACTGCTCACCCACATTGTGGAATTCATCCGCGGCACAAAGGCGAGGCAGAAGGTTACGAAGGAGAATGTCGCCGTTGCCTTCGGGTGCCTGATGTACCGGAGCAGACGCCGCTACGGCGGATATGTGGTACACCTGGGTGTCATCTTGATTGCCTTTGGGATCGTCGGGTCCAACTTCGACGCTGAACAGCTCGTGACACTTCAGGAAGGCGATACGCTGGAAATTGAAAATTATGTACTGACGTATGAAAGTCTCGATCAGCGAAGGGATGGCTTGAATGATATCGTCTACGCCACCATCGCCGTCGAAAAAAACGGGGAAGATGTCGGCTACGTCACTCCTGAACGGGTCTTTTATGCCAACTGGGAGGAGCCTTCCACGAATGTGGCTGTCCGCTCCACGCTGGTTGAAGATTTATATGTGGTGTTAAGCGGCTGGGAAGAAGACAACCGGGCGACATTCCAGATTAACGTCAATCCGCTCGTGTCCTGGATCTGGATTGGCAGCGCCGTACTCGTACTCGGTTCATTGTTTGCGATACTCGGCGGAAGATACGGACAGTCAGTCCCTCGTTATGCAGGCCCACAAAGGAAGGTGCATTGA
- a CDS encoding cytochrome c-type biogenesis protein CcmH, with product MIKRIVLVLVMLLTVGANQVLAETYDMNHEKVAEIAGHLSMEGHSEHDLATCSTKYNYYNEIADMLNEGYDKDEILGEYKAMFGEEGFRSPDRRGFSLTAWVLPFVVLGAGSYAFYVRLRNNVNAQKKNGENEPADVKIDQDAEKRAEDDILRSIIEEEKRKHF from the coding sequence ATGATCAAACGAATCGTGCTGGTACTGGTGATGCTGCTGACAGTCGGAGCAAATCAGGTTTTGGCAGAAACGTACGACATGAATCATGAGAAAGTGGCCGAGATTGCCGGTCATCTGTCCATGGAAGGACACAGTGAACACGATCTGGCAACGTGCTCAACGAAGTACAACTACTACAATGAAATTGCCGACATGCTGAACGAAGGTTACGACAAAGATGAAATTCTCGGCGAGTACAAAGCGATGTTCGGGGAAGAAGGCTTTCGTTCTCCGGACCGCAGGGGGTTCAGTTTAACCGCCTGGGTTTTGCCTTTTGTAGTATTGGGTGCCGGGAGCTATGCATTTTACGTGAGGCTTCGAAACAATGTGAACGCGCAGAAGAAGAACGGAGAAAATGAGCCGGCTGACGTCAAAATCGATCAGGATGCGGAGAAGCGGGCAGAGGATGATATTCTCCGTTCCATTATTGAAGAAGAGAAGCGAAAGCATTTCTAG
- the ccmA gene encoding heme ABC exporter ATP-binding protein CcmA has translation MIETGNLTKAMGEKLIVKDVSLTIGRGESVAVLGPNGAGKSTWLKLVAGLIRPTSGTISINGKKRKQDSYLQQKDLGYLGHQSFLYDQFSPYENLMYYAKLYGMKHPQKRIDELIERINLTYFKHEPVRSFSRGMVQRTAIARAILHEPELLLLDEPHTGLDQQSKAWFSAMVQDVKRNGTTVVMVTHEFDQMMNVCDRVVVFRNGRVTEDASVSAATSLTEVKELYDKQQVVLA, from the coding sequence ATGATCGAAACAGGCAACCTGACGAAAGCTATGGGTGAAAAACTGATCGTAAAGGATGTGTCCCTGACGATTGGGAGAGGGGAATCTGTTGCCGTCCTCGGTCCGAACGGCGCCGGGAAAAGCACGTGGCTGAAGCTGGTGGCAGGGTTGATCCGTCCGACCTCGGGTACCATCAGCATCAACGGAAAAAAGAGAAAACAGGACAGCTACCTGCAACAGAAAGATCTCGGTTACCTCGGGCATCAGAGTTTCCTGTATGATCAGTTCTCTCCGTACGAAAATCTCATGTACTATGCAAAACTCTATGGCATGAAGCACCCGCAAAAACGAATTGATGAACTGATCGAGCGCATCAATCTGACGTATTTCAAGCATGAACCCGTCCGGTCGTTCTCACGGGGAATGGTCCAGCGGACAGCGATTGCCAGGGCGATCCTGCATGAACCGGAGCTCCTTTTACTCGATGAGCCCCATACCGGGCTCGATCAGCAGTCCAAGGCCTGGTTTTCGGCCATGGTACAAGACGTGAAGAGAAACGGGACGACAGTTGTGATGGTCACCCATGAATTTGATCAGATGATGAATGTGTGTGACCGGGTCGTTGTCTTCAGAAACGGCCGCGTGACGGAAGATGCTTCCGTATCAGCTGCCACGAGCCTGACAGAGGTGAAAGAGTTGTATGACAAGCAGCAGGTGGTGCTTGCATGA
- a CDS encoding heme exporter protein CcmB: protein MNTLFRPALAVFQKDLMTELKSKQMVTTMLIFAGLVIVTFSFAFDPTSEAVRVLIPGMIWVITIFSGILGLNRSFLSEKQNDQLHGMMTAPVDPSGIFLGKFLANLCFVLIVQGFSIPVLFLLFDYSELTLATSGWFILIVFLGTFGFIAAGTLLAALSSHSKSSEMLLPVLLFPLVMPVLIAAVQATSLLFSEGPAAIMSWLQLMTVYNVIFFFAGFLLFDYVLEV, encoded by the coding sequence ATGAATACTTTGTTCAGACCGGCTCTGGCCGTGTTTCAAAAAGATTTGATGACCGAACTGAAATCCAAACAGATGGTCACGACGATGCTGATTTTTGCCGGACTGGTGATTGTCACCTTCAGTTTTGCCTTTGATCCCACCAGTGAAGCGGTCCGGGTGCTGATCCCGGGGATGATCTGGGTGATCACGATCTTCTCGGGGATCCTCGGCTTAAACCGCTCCTTTCTCTCGGAAAAGCAGAACGATCAGCTTCACGGGATGATGACGGCACCGGTGGACCCGTCAGGGATCTTTCTCGGGAAGTTTCTTGCGAATCTGTGTTTCGTTCTGATCGTCCAGGGGTTTTCGATTCCGGTGTTGTTTTTATTATTTGATTATTCGGAGCTGACGCTTGCAACGTCGGGGTGGTTCATCCTGATCGTGTTTCTGGGCACGTTCGGCTTCATTGCCGCAGGTACACTTCTCGCCGCTTTAAGCAGTCATTCAAAGTCCAGTGAAATGCTGTTGCCGGTCCTGCTGTTTCCGCTGGTGATGCCGGTGTTGATCGCCGCGGTTCAGGCTACGTCACTGCTGTTTTCTGAAGGGCCAGCAGCCATCATGAGCTGGCTGCAGCTTATGACGGTGTATAATGTGATTTTCTTTTTTGCAGGGTTTCTGTTATTTGACTATGTGTTGGAGGTGTAG
- a CDS encoding cytochrome c biogenesis protein has product MKGMEDLGRMSPTSFQRWFFLFTAVMLLIAIYMVFIWTPIERNMGVVQKIFYFHVASAWNAFFAFFIVAVFSILFLVTKKRVYELMAGVSAEIGVMFTAIVLTTGPIWARSAWNTWWTWEPRLTTTLILLFMYIGYIMIRNLEMEWQRKARLASVFGIISFINVPIVYMSIRWWESNLHPVVVGEGGGGLETAMLITLIFSVFTFTCLFFVLLQRGLQVEKLRLMVSRIKAKKQEQMIS; this is encoded by the coding sequence ATGAAAGGAATGGAAGACTTGGGGCGCATGTCGCCGACTTCATTTCAGAGATGGTTTTTCCTGTTTACGGCGGTGATGCTGTTGATCGCCATATATATGGTGTTTATCTGGACGCCCATTGAACGGAATATGGGGGTTGTGCAGAAGATCTTTTATTTTCATGTCGCGTCTGCCTGGAACGCCTTTTTTGCCTTTTTCATTGTCGCCGTGTTCAGCATCCTTTTTCTCGTCACGAAAAAGCGGGTGTATGAACTGATGGCCGGCGTCAGTGCGGAAATCGGTGTGATGTTCACGGCGATTGTGCTGACGACGGGACCCATCTGGGCCAGGTCCGCATGGAATACCTGGTGGACATGGGAACCACGGCTTACGACGACGCTGATTTTGCTCTTTATGTATATCGGCTACATCATGATCCGAAATCTCGAAATGGAGTGGCAGCGAAAAGCTAGACTTGCTTCTGTCTTCGGGATCATCAGCTTCATCAATGTACCCATTGTGTACATGTCGATTCGCTGGTGGGAATCGAACCTTCATCCCGTTGTTGTCGGTGAAGGCGGCGGCGGACTGGAAACAGCGATGCTCATCACGCTGATTTTCTCTGTGTTTACATTTACGTGTCTGTTTTTTGTCCTGCTGCAGCGGGGGCTTCAAGTGGAGAAACTGAGGCTTATGGTTTCAAGAATCAAAGCCAAAAAGCAAGAGCAGATGATCAGCTGA
- a CDS encoding CcmD family protein, producing the protein MIYLLGAYSIIWLLIGGYVWTIGKRQNQAMKEIRFLNELNRRDQV; encoded by the coding sequence ATGATCTATTTACTCGGTGCGTATTCGATAATCTGGCTGTTAATAGGAGGGTATGTGTGGACGATCGGCAAACGTCAGAACCAGGCGATGAAAGAAATCAGGTTTTTAAACGAACTGAACCGTCGAGATCAGGTGTGA
- a CDS encoding TlpA family protein disulfide reductase — MTKSSVIQLLSGSVVVGMLILFVVGLNMDGNAADVGDEAVAFALEDRDGQLVDIEEHVGERPIVMTFFSTWCSPCRKQTPEVIAFQEEYGDDVLVLTIVKSETRRAVDRFIDDTGYDALNYVFDFNTDVSKEYGIAGQPETIIINEEGIITEHIVGGVSRDMLVMKTNR, encoded by the coding sequence ATGACAAAATCATCAGTCATACAACTGTTGTCCGGATCGGTGGTCGTCGGCATGCTGATACTCTTTGTCGTCGGATTGAATATGGACGGCAATGCTGCGGACGTCGGGGATGAAGCGGTAGCATTTGCCTTGGAGGACCGGGACGGTCAACTGGTCGATATTGAGGAACATGTGGGGGAAAGACCGATCGTGATGACGTTTTTCAGTACATGGTGCTCCCCTTGCCGTAAGCAGACGCCTGAAGTGATTGCCTTCCAGGAAGAGTACGGGGATGACGTCCTTGTGTTAACGATTGTCAAATCGGAGACGAGAAGAGCCGTCGACCGTTTCATCGATGATACTGGCTATGATGCACTGAACTATGTATTTGATTTCAATACGGATGTCTCGAAAGAATACGGTATCGCCGGGCAGCCGGAGACGATTATCATTAACGAAGAAGGTATCATTACGGAACACATCGTCGGCGGTGTGTCCCGGGATATGCTGGTCATGAAAACAAATCGTTGA
- the thiM gene encoding hydroxyethylthiazole kinase — protein sequence MQLMTDIRKKIQEQPPLVHNMTNDVVTNFSANGLYAIGAQPVMANAKEEVQEMAAQADALVINIGTLTEPQISAMVLAGQAANEAGTPVIFDPVGVGATAFRTETCERILSRVKVAAIRGNSGEIARLAGLPVVVRGVDSDAELEKPELAAKAVAEHFQTTVVMTGETDVITDGKKVITCSNGHMLQSKVTGTGCLLTAVVGAYVCKHHDVLEASACAVAFYGAAAEQAASLSEPAPGSFQVHFLDQLYLITDEDLQQRVKLQTKEEGD from the coding sequence ATGCAACTCATGACCGACATCCGGAAAAAAATTCAGGAACAGCCCCCACTGGTGCACAACATGACAAACGATGTGGTGACCAATTTTTCCGCCAATGGTTTATACGCCATCGGTGCTCAGCCGGTGATGGCCAATGCAAAAGAGGAAGTGCAGGAAATGGCGGCCCAGGCTGACGCGCTCGTCATCAATATCGGCACCTTGACCGAGCCGCAGATCAGTGCCATGGTGCTTGCCGGTCAGGCCGCAAACGAAGCAGGGACACCGGTGATTTTCGATCCGGTAGGTGTTGGTGCAACCGCATTTCGAACGGAGACGTGTGAACGGATTCTCTCCCGGGTGAAGGTCGCTGCGATCCGTGGGAACAGCGGTGAAATTGCCCGGTTAGCCGGACTTCCCGTCGTGGTCCGCGGTGTGGACAGTGATGCGGAACTGGAAAAACCGGAACTGGCTGCAAAAGCCGTAGCGGAGCATTTTCAAACCACCGTAGTCATGACCGGTGAGACCGATGTGATTACAGACGGGAAAAAAGTGATCACCTGCAGTAACGGACACATGCTTCAATCGAAAGTGACCGGTACAGGCTGCCTGTTAACGGCAGTGGTCGGGGCATATGTCTGCAAACATCACGACGTATTGGAAGCATCCGCTTGTGCGGTGGCCTTCTACGGTGCGGCGGCAGAGCAGGCGGCATCTCTGTCTGAACCTGCTCCAGGAAGCTTCCAGGTGCACTTTCTCGATCAATTATACCTGATTACCGATGAGGACCTTCAACAACGCGTCAAACTTCAGACAAAAGAAGAGGGGGATTGA
- the thiD gene encoding bifunctional hydroxymethylpyrimidine kinase/phosphomethylpyrimidine kinase yields MVKCVMTIAGSDSGGGAGIQADLKTFQELGVFGTSAITALTAQNSTGVHSVFPVPVEEVRKQVQVVADDFDLLAVKTGMLFDADRIRVVAELADHYNWPWLIIDPVMVSTSGAKLLEDSAIDAMANELIPKASLITPNIPEAEVLTGMDLKTDEARREAIYALHAKGAKAILLKGGHQDHSDKIQDLFFDGEEIHTLTVPKVVTNNTHGTGCTYASAIAAYLAFGLPLFDAVAEAKRYIHIAIQHGFQPGSGPGPVDHSAHRLHQDDSVSLEVDVE; encoded by the coding sequence ATGGTCAAGTGTGTCATGACGATTGCCGGGTCGGACAGCGGTGGCGGTGCCGGTATCCAGGCGGATTTGAAAACGTTTCAGGAACTGGGTGTGTTCGGCACCAGCGCCATCACGGCGTTGACTGCACAAAACAGCACCGGGGTTCACAGTGTATTTCCCGTCCCTGTGGAGGAAGTTCGAAAACAGGTCCAGGTGGTGGCGGATGATTTTGACCTTCTTGCCGTGAAGACGGGCATGCTGTTTGATGCCGATCGGATCCGCGTGGTCGCGGAATTGGCGGATCACTACAACTGGCCATGGCTCATCATCGATCCGGTGATGGTCTCCACGTCAGGCGCGAAACTGCTGGAGGATTCCGCGATTGATGCCATGGCGAATGAGCTGATCCCGAAAGCGTCTCTCATCACACCGAACATCCCTGAAGCGGAAGTGTTGACGGGCATGGATTTAAAGACAGATGAGGCACGTCGTGAAGCGATCTATGCCCTCCATGCCAAAGGCGCGAAAGCGATCCTGTTAAAAGGCGGTCATCAGGATCATAGCGATAAGATCCAGGACCTGTTTTTTGACGGGGAAGAGATTCATACATTGACCGTGCCGAAAGTGGTCACGAACAACACCCACGGCACCGGCTGCACGTATGCTTCAGCGATTGCCGCCTATCTCGCATTCGGGCTGCCCCTCTTTGATGCGGTGGCTGAGGCAAAACGCTACATTCACATTGCCATTCAGCACGGATTCCAGCCGGGGTCCGGACCTGGCCCGGTGGATCACTCGGCGCACCGGCTTCATCAGGACGACTCTGTCTCCCTGGAGGTGGATGTGGAGTGA
- the thiE gene encoding thiamine phosphate synthase: protein MLQVYYIAGSVNVKETDLVTSVRAAIAGGITCFQFREKGDGALTGEARETLAIQVKELCRKNDVPFFINDDVDLAVRLQADGVHVGQEDMAAGDVRSLLPDGCLLGVSVHSLTEANQALEAGADYLGIGPVYPTGSKDDAKDVIGPAGIRYYREAGITAPIVAIGGITEGNTPEVIAAGADGVSMISAIAASEDPKGTVARFKEAVQKHRK from the coding sequence ATGCTTCAGGTCTACTACATTGCCGGATCTGTGAATGTGAAAGAAACGGATCTCGTGACAAGTGTGAGGGCGGCCATTGCAGGCGGCATTACCTGCTTTCAGTTCAGGGAAAAAGGTGACGGTGCTTTGACTGGTGAAGCGAGGGAAACTCTCGCGATTCAGGTGAAAGAGCTCTGCAGGAAGAACGATGTCCCGTTTTTCATTAATGACGATGTTGATCTGGCGGTTCGTCTTCAGGCGGACGGGGTCCATGTCGGACAAGAGGATATGGCAGCCGGTGATGTGCGCAGTCTTCTTCCGGATGGGTGCCTGTTAGGGGTCTCGGTGCACAGTCTGACAGAAGCAAATCAGGCTTTGGAAGCGGGGGCGGATTATCTCGGGATCGGTCCGGTTTACCCGACGGGTTCGAAGGATGATGCGAAAGACGTGATCGGTCCTGCTGGCATCCGGTATTACCGGGAAGCCGGGATCACGGCGCCGATTGTTGCGATTGGCGGGATTACGGAAGGGAATACACCTGAAGTGATTGCAGCGGGTGCTGATGGGGTGTCGATGATTTCGGCGATTGCGGCTTCGGAGGATCCTAAAGGGACTGTTGCGCGGTTTAAAGAGGCGGTTCAAAAACATCGGAAATAG
- a CDS encoding exodeoxyribonuclease III, which yields MKYVSWNVNGLRACIKKGFLDFFHGMEADLFAVQEIKLQEGQVDLDLEGYEQYWNYAEKKGYSGTAVFTKREPVSVSYNDVGNARQRTEGRLMTLEFADCFFVNVYTPNSQRDLARLDERLSWEEEFHAYLKALDRQKPVIVCGDMNVAHQEIDLKNSKTNKKNSGFTPEERGYMSQLLDGFLVDTYRFLYRDREGAYTWWSYMKTVRERNIGWRIDYFLVSERLKEHVSEAAIHSEVLGSDHCPVSVELDWRKKR from the coding sequence ATGAAATATGTGTCTTGGAACGTCAATGGCCTACGGGCCTGCATCAAAAAAGGGTTTCTGGATTTTTTTCACGGGATGGAGGCAGATCTCTTTGCCGTGCAGGAAATCAAACTTCAGGAAGGTCAGGTGGACCTGGACCTGGAAGGGTATGAACAATACTGGAACTACGCCGAGAAAAAGGGCTATTCAGGCACTGCGGTCTTTACGAAAAGAGAGCCTGTGTCTGTATCATATAACGATGTCGGCAATGCGCGTCAACGAACAGAAGGACGGCTGATGACGCTGGAATTTGCGGACTGTTTCTTCGTGAATGTCTATACGCCCAACTCCCAGCGGGATCTGGCAAGGCTGGATGAGCGGCTTTCGTGGGAAGAAGAATTTCATGCGTATCTCAAAGCGCTGGACCGGCAAAAACCGGTGATCGTCTGTGGGGACATGAATGTAGCCCATCAGGAGATTGATCTGAAGAATTCCAAAACGAATAAAAAGAACTCGGGGTTTACGCCGGAAGAACGGGGCTATATGTCTCAGCTTCTGGACGGCTTTCTCGTGGATACGTACCGTTTTCTCTATCGGGATCGTGAAGGCGCCTATACGTGGTGGTCCTACATGAAAACGGTCAGAGAGCGGAATATCGGCTGGAGAATTGATTATTTCCTCGTCTCAGAGAGGCTGAAGGAACACGTGAGCGAGGCAGCGATACATAGCGAGGTGCTGGGCAGTGATCACTGCCCGGTATCGGTTGAACTGGATTGGAGGAAGAAGAGATGA